One Ogataea parapolymorpha DL-1 chromosome VI, whole genome shotgun sequence DNA window includes the following coding sequences:
- a CDS encoding Protein phosphatase 1 regulatory subunit SDS22 → MSDEKIDKNIQSDAEMAEIMSSDDQEAPEQRGMAPDQVEELQEKFGMQTIDDPNPEVLPSDKELTEALPDDVQYIDLIQYKIRDLDALGLERFHSLESLVLRDNLLESANGLKKLPNKEKLEELDLYDNRIKHISKHINEFTNLTTLDLSFNNIKNIKHLEALTKLENLYFVQNRIKEIRNLETLKNLKNLELGGNRIEVISETMLHLPSIEQLWLGKNMISKFENLQNLKRLRVLSIQSNKITKIENLDQLESLEELYLSHNKLTKLEGLDNLHKLMVLDVTANQISKLENLSHLTELTDFWCSYNKIDSFDNVREQLGHLPNLDTVYFEGNPIQLNAPALYRTKLKLNLGKSLQKIDAMYINQA, encoded by the coding sequence ATGAGTGACGAGAAGATCGACAAAAATATCCAATCGGATGCAGAGATGGCAGAAATCATGTCTTCAGATGACCAGGAAGCTCCAGAGCAGCGTGGAATGGCTCCTGACCAGGTGGAAGAGCTACaggagaagtttggaaTGCAAACCATCGATGATCCAAATCCAGAAGTTCTGCCTTCAGACAAAGAGCTAACAGAAGCGCTTCCTGATGATGTGCAGTATATTGATCTAATCCAATATAAAATTAGGGATCTTGACGCGTTGGGGCTGGAGAGATTTCATAGTTTGGAAAGCCTGGTTCTTAGAGACAACTTGCTGGAGAGCGCAAACGGGCTCAAGAAGTTGCCAAACAAGGAAAAGCTAGAAGAGCTGGATCTTTACGACAACAGGATCAAGCACATCTCGAAACATATTAACGAATTCACCAACCTGACTACGCTAGACCTATCCTTCAATAATATCAAGAATATCAAGCATTTAGAAGCTCTGACGAAACTGGAAAACCTTTACTTTGTGCAAAACCGCATCAAAGAGATACGGAATTTGGAGACACTAAAGAATCTGAAGAACCTCGAACTGGGTGGAAATCGGATCGAGGTGATCTCAGAAACAATGCTCCATCTGCCAAGTATTGAGCAACTTTGGCTTGGTAAAAACATGATATCGAAGTTTGAAAATCTACAAAATCTGAAACGGCTACGGGTGCTATCCATTCAATCGAACAAGATAACCAAGATCGAAAATTTGGATCAGCTCGAGAGCCTGGAGGAGCTGTATCTGTCGCACAATAAATTGACAAAGCTTGAAGGCCTGGACAACTTGCACAAGCTAATGGTTCTGGACGTGACGGCTAACCAGATCAGTAAGCTTGAAAATCTCAGCCACCTCACAGAATTGACAGATTTTTGGTGCTCgtacaacaagatcgactcgTTTGATAACGTGAGAGAGCAATTGGGACACCTTCCGAATTTGGACACCGTGTATTTTGAGGGAAATCCTATTCAGCTGAATGCGCCGGCATTGTACAGAACCAAGCTTAAGCTGAATCTCGGCAAATCGCTTCAGAAGATCGATGCAATGTACATTAACCAGGCCTGA
- a CDS encoding E3 ubiquitin-protein ligase BRE1, which yields MSDVKRSVSPGPDTSKILKKIKRFAEPLDALSEFGPLTQEDVVYYQKEALYRMMNLYRSRNRRLSKGLKDLEDNYARIYRCYSILNTWWAEIVEHFKTHDKFEIKTDVNEHVLVPVDESFGSDTEKLKETRLALINLIQPLLSLPVSEHEDKLATLQESLAGLSVFKSQLEDENKLLRDKIEELNQELDVYIGHKDRAESKTLERISDVKKAEEPIVKEQTPEIKHENGEQKQENDTNIVEFENLKVEVEELKTKNNVISQQLEEKMKLIQDLESKLSELSVKLLDPSEEDLQKSSLFQSLSAKNIELNTELSKVKYESSKTESQYLALESSITQNQSTLEEKLRTEMKSNNGYIQKLETDLSRIRADRDELQAQISVLKAEKGKSELTEEYRKLNEVLEKRLEELEKSVNRDYEAEATSSEDIATLQKHNSILTMELKQMEEAFKQTRQIAQSKLQKYADSDSYINKLTVEKNKADQKYFQAMRSKDSLTSQNRILNSNLAKQNELIEVLKGNEKNLMKKFEIEQQLYEKLKNLEIVFKNDLNFQVNKNKELELKLKSTTQMNQELQTKLNQKNESSAEQQRRISGLEAETKGLSSKVKSLESLLMKYRANNPSATAEDEEINQALLAMTKCQLCNKNFKNLTLKVCGHCFCADCINDRLSSRMRKCPSCNQQFSSYDVLTIHL from the coding sequence ATGTCGGATGTTAAGCGGTCAGTGTCGCCGGGGCCAGACACCTCCAAGAttctcaagaaaatcaagagGTTTGCCGAGCCTCTAGATGCGCTCAGTGAGTTTGGCCCTTTGACCCAGGAGGACGTTGTTTACTACCAAAAGGAGGCCCTATATAGGATGATGAATCTCTACCGAAGTCGAAACAGGCGACTCTCCAAGGGCCTCAAAGACCTGGAAGATAATTATGCTCGAATCTACCGATGCTACAGCATTTTGAACACCTGGTGGGCCGAGATAGTGGAGCATTTCAAGACCCACGACAAGTTCGAGATCAAAACTGACGTCAACGAGCACGTTTTAGTTCCCGTCGATGAAAGCTTCGGTTCCGACAcagagaagctgaaggagacCAGATTAGCACTTATAAACCTTATTCAGCCCTTGTTGTCTCTTCCGGTTTCGGAACATGAAGATAAGCTGGCAACGTTGCAGGAATCTTTGGCTGGCTTGAGCGTGTTTAAAAGCcagctggaggacgagaatAAGCTCTTACGAGACAAGATCGAAGAATTGAATCAGGAACTGGACGTTTACATTGGTCACAAGGATCGAGCAGAATCCAAGACTTTGGAGCGTATAAGCGACGTGAAGAAGGCCGAGGAGCCAATAGTGAAAGAACAGACGCCCGAGATCAAGCATGAAAATGGAGAGCAAAAACAAGAGAACGACACTAACATTGTTgagtttgaaaatttgaaagtggaggtggaagagctcaaaacGAAAAACAACGTGATCTCGCAGCAGCTCGAAGAAAAGATGAAGTTGATACAGGACCTAGAGAGCAAGCTCTCAGAGCTTTCGGTCAAACTTTTGGATCCctctgaagaagatttGCAGAAGTCCTCTCTTTTCCAGAGTCTTTCTGCCAAGAATATCGAGCTCAACACAGAATTGAGCAAAGTCAAATACGAAAGCTCGAAAACTGAATCTCAATATCTTGCTTTGGAGTCGAGCATAACGCAAAATCAGTCTACCCTTGAGGAGAAGCTGCGCACAGAGATGAAGAGCAACAACGGGTACATTCAGAAGTTGGAGACCGATCTTTCTAGGATTCGTGCCGACAGAGATGAGTTACAGGCTCAGATTTCCGTGTTGAAGGCCGAAAAGGGCAAGAGCGAGCTAACCGAGGAGTACCgcaagctgaacgaggttttggaaaaacgtttggaggagctcgaaaagAGCGTGAACAGGGACTACGAGGCCGAGGCCACGTCCAGCGAGGACATTGCCACCCTGCAAAAACACAACTCAATTCTCACGATGGAGCTCAAACAAATGGAGGAGGCGTTCAAGCAGACGCGGCAGATTGCGCAATCGAAGCTCCAGAAGTACGCCGACTCCGACTCCTACATAAACAAACTCACAGTCGAGAAAAATAAGGCGGACCAGAAATATTTCCAAGCGATGCGGTCGAAGGATTCGTTGACGTCGCAAAATAGGATTTTGAACTCGAATCTAGCCAAGCAAAACGAGCTCATAGAAGTTCTCAAAGGCAACGAGAAGAACCTTATGAAAAAGTTTGAGATCGAGCAACAGTTGTACGAGAAACTCAAGAATTTAGAGATTGTGTTCAAAAATGATCTCAACTTCCAAGTGAATAAGAACAAAGAGCTCGAGTTGAAACTCAAATCCACTACGCAGATGAATCAGGAGCTACAGACAAAACTGAATCAAAAGAACGAGTCATCGGCAGAGCAACAGAGGCGCATATCTGGTCTGGAAGCGGAGACCAAGGGTCTTTCGTCAAAGGTCAAGTCGCTAGAGTCACTGCTGATGAAATATCGTGCGAACAACCCGTCTGCAACTGCGGAGGATGAAGAGATCAACCAAGCTCTGCTGGCCATGACGAAATGCCAATTATGCAATAAAAACTTCAAGAATCTCACGCTAAAAGTGTGTGGTCACTGTTTTTGCGCCGACTGTATCAACGATAGATTGAGTTCGCGTATGAGAAAGTGTCCCAGCTGCAACCAGCAGTTCAGCAGCTACGACGTGCTGACTATCCATTTATAA
- a CDS encoding Urea amidolyase, whose protein sequence is MVNTTGWTASKWVKFHQDTTPEDSFQVLLDLVQSLKTYPEEPAWISVASEENLKHQWRILQSKSNKKQLRLYGVPVAVKDNIDVKGFATTAACPSFSYEPEQDATIVSLLKDQGAIIVGKTNLDQFATGLVGTRSPYGITKNAFNDRYVSGGSSAGSAVVVARGMVPISLGTDTAGSGRVPAALNNLIGLKPTKGVFSTAGVVPACRSLDCPSVFATNLADAQLCFDIMAKADFSNCEYSRVLPANPRRHYPAKPKVAVPIDFTGLWYGDSENPKIYNKAVETFKQMGAEIVPCDFTPLLDLAKCLYEGPWVAERWAATKEFFESNPPEKDLDPTVAKIIRGGKAPDAATAFSYEYKRQGILKRVHESFKGIDVMLVPTCPLNPTIEEVQKEPILVNSRQGTWTNFVNLADLSALAIPVGFRADGLPNGVTLLGQAFEDYALLDLASKFFKTLYPNGRFLGALKNVDVGVADELDHSLPAPNPTSTVKLAVVGAHLKGLPLHWQLEKVQAAFVEKTTTSKNYKLYALPLTGPIAKPGLRRVSYDEQGSEIEIEIYAIPTENFGDFISMVPEPLGIGSVETKSGEVVKSFICEEIGYSQKGAEDITALGGWRNYLKQKEVSKKKKPFETVLVANRGEIAVRIIKTLKKLGIKSVAVYSDPDKYAQHSLIADVAIPLHGVSAAETYINIDKIVKACKDSGAQAVVPGYGFLSENADFSDRLAAEGIVFVGPSGDAIRKLGLKHSAREIAEKAGVPLVPGSGLVATAAEAKEIAAKLEYPVMVKSTAGGGGIGLQKVDSPDDIERVFQTVQHQGQAYFGDAGVFLERFVENARHVEIQMFGDGYGKAIALGERDCSLQRRNQKIIEETPAPNLPDSTRAKMRRAAEQLGASMNYKCAGTVEFIYDEKRDEFYFLEVNARLQVEHPITEQVTGLDLVEWMLYIAADMAPDFSQPIKCNGASMEARLYAENPVKDFMPSPGQLTEVKFPSWARVDTWVKTGTVVSAEYDPTLAKIIVHGTDRADALKKLRQALDETVVYGCITNIDYLRSIANSDMFEQAKVATKVLDSFEYKANAFEITSPGAYTTVQDYPGRTGYWRIGVPPSGPMDAYSFRLANRIVGNHHRAPAIEITLSGPSILFHHEAVIGVTGGDVPLTVNGQPVAMYEPLTVKRGDKLVIGKLTSGCRSYLAIRGGIDVTEYLGSRSTFALGNLGGYNGRVLKLGDVLFLGQPNLAACTLPAPVSAPQPVPKSLAPPIAAKEWRVAVTCGPHGSPDFFLQESVQDFFANPWKVHYNSNRFGVRLIGPKPKWAREDGGEGGLHPSNAHDYVYSLGAINFTGDEPVILTCDGPSLGGFVCQAVVAQAEMWKIGQVKPGDLITFYPVSFDDALKLKVDQDRAIETLQGTVPAIEYGLLAPQDPVLARYQPGGSSTAPVVTYRQAGDRYVLVEYGENVMNLNLSYRVHKLIEMVNTHETVGIVEMSQGVRSVLVEFDGTKIHQSDLVETLIAYEREVAFTNKWTVKSRVVRLPMAFEDKKTLDAVKRYSETIRSSAPWLPNNVDFIAQINGIERSAVKDMLYTARFLVLGLGDVFLGAPCAVPLDPRHRFLGTKYNPSRTFTPNGTVGIGGMYMCIYTMESPGGYQLVGRTIPIWDKLSLGAHTTAHNDGHPWLLTPFDQVEFFPVTEEELDQMAEDSKHGHYKVEMLESVFDHGKYLSWIQENSESIEEFQKKQGGEKLEEFKRLIQVSNAELQKSGSAAAEKEESYPEDAEMVYSEYSGRFWKPLVKVGDEVKEGQGLVVVEAMKTEMLVNSPRAGKVIKILHTNGDMVEAGDLVVVIQ, encoded by the coding sequence ATGGTTAACACGACAGGTTGGACTGCTTCCAAGTGGGTTAAGTTCCACCAGGACACCACGCCTGAAGACTCTTTCCAGGttctgctggatctggtCCAGTCGCTCAAGACGTATCCTGAAGAGCCTGCCTGGATCTCTGTTGCTTCTGAGGAAAATCTCAAGCACCAATGGAGAATTCTCCAATCTAAGtcaaacaaaaaacagctccgACTCTACGGCGTGCCTGTTGCTGTCAAGGACAACATTGACGTGAAGGGTTTCGCTACTACCGCTGCCTGTCCTTCTTTCAGCTACGAGCCTGAGCAGGATGCAACTATAGTGTCGCTTCTCAAAGACCAAGGAGCCATAATTGTGGGAAAGACCAATCTTGATCAGTTTGCAACAGGCCTCGTCGGCACACGGTCTCCGTACGGAATTACGAAGAACGCTTTCAATGACAGATACGTTTCCGGTGGTTCGTCTGCTGGTTCCGCGGTGGTTGTTGCCAGAGGAATGGTGCCCATTTCGCTTGGCACTGATACGGCCGGCTCTGGAAGAGTGCCTGCTGCTTTGAACAACCTGATTGGCCTCAAGCCTACGAAGGGCGTTTTTTCCACAGCTGGTGTCGTGCCTGCCTGTAGATCTCTGGACTGTCCGTCTGTTTTTGCTACAAACCTTGCCGATGCACAGCTGTGCTTTGATATCATGGCAAAGGCCGACTTTTCAAATTGCGAGTACTCCAGGGTCCTTCCAGCCAACCCAAGAAGACACTATCCTGCAAAGCCGAAAGTTGCTGTGCCCATTGATTTCACAGGCCTCTGGTACGGTGACTCTGAAAACCCAAAGATCTACAACAAGGCTGTCGAGACGTTCAAACAGATGGGCGCCGAGATTGTTCCTTGCGACTTCACACCACTGCTGGACCTCGCCAAGTGCCTTTACGAAGGTCCATGGGTTGCAGAGAGATGGGCTGCTACCAAAGAATTTTTTGAGTCGAATCCGCCGGAAAAAGATTTAGACCCGACCGTTGCCAAGATTATCAGGGGCGGAAAAGCCCCTGACGCAGCTACCGCGTTCAGCTACGAGTACAAAAGACAAGGCATTCTGAAACGCGTCCACGAGAGCTTCAAGGGCATAGACGTCATGTTGGTGCCTACATGTCCACTGAACCCCACTATTGAGGAAGTCCAGAAAGAACCTATCCTGGTCAACTCCAGACAGGGAACGTGGACCAACTTTGTGAATTTGGCCGACTTATCTGCACTGGCCATTCCTGTTGGGTTCAGAGCCGACGGCTTGCCAAACGGTGTCACGCTGCTGGGCCAGGCGTTTGAGGATTACGCTCTGTTGGATCTCGCAAgcaagtttttcaagacgCTGTATCCGAACGGCAGATTCTTGGGAGCCTTGAAGAACGTGGATGTCGGAGTtgccgacgagctggaccaCTCGCTGCCTGCTCCTAACCCAACCAGCACCGTCAAGCTGGCAGTTGTGGGGGCCCATCTCAAGGGACTACCTCTCCACTggcagctggaaaaggTGCAAGCTGCatttgttgaaaaaacCACAACTTCCAAAAACTACAAACTGTACGCGCTGCCATTGACCGGTCCTATTGCCAAGCCGGGTCTGCGCAGGGTGAGCTACGACGAACAGGGTTCTGAGATTGAAATAGAGATCTACGCTATTCCGACAGAAAACTTCGGCGACTTTATCTCGATGGTTCCTGAGCCCCTGGGAATTGGCTCTGTCGAGACCAAGTCAGGCGAGGTGGTGAAATCGTTTATTTGTGAGGAGATCGGATACTCTCAGAAGGGAGCCGAGGATATCACTGCGCTTGGTGGTTGGAGAAATTATCTGAAGCAAAAGGAAGtctcaaagaagaaaaaaccCTTTGAGACGGTCTTGGTGGCTAACAGAGGAGAAATTGCTGTGAGAATCATCAAAAcgctcaaaaagctcgGCATCAAGTCGGTCGCCGTCTACTCTGACCCAGACAAGTACGCTCAGCACAGCCTGATTGCCGACGTTGCCATTCCGTTGCACGGTGTTTCTGCTGCCGAGACGTACATCAACATTGACAAGATCGTCAAGGCGTGTAAGGATTCTGGAGCACAGGCCGTTGTGCCTGGCTACGGGTTTTTGTCCGAGAACGCAGACTTTTCAGACAGACTGGCTGCCGAGGGCATTGTTTTTGTTGGTCCATCTGGGGATGCTATTAGAAAATTGGGTCTGAAACACTCAGCCAGAGAAATTGCCGAGAAAGCTGGCGTTCCGTTGGTTCCTGGGTCCGGGCTCGTGGCTACTGCCgccgaggccaaggagatAGCCGCCAAGCTGGAGTATCCAGTCATGGTGAAGTCCACTGCGGGCGGTGGTGGTATCGGATTGCAGAAGGTAGACTCGCCGGACGACATCGAGCGCGTTTTCCAGACGGTGCAGCACCAAGGCCAGGCGTACTTTGGAGACGCAGGCGTGTTCCTGGAACGGTTTGTCGAGAACGCGCGTCACGTGGAGATCCAGATGTTTGGAGACGGTTACGGCAAGGCCATTGCTCTGGGCGAGAGAGACTGCTCGCTCCAGAGAAGAAACCAGAAGATTATCGAGGAGACCCCTGCTCCCAACCTTCCAGACTCTACAAGAGCCAAGATGAGAAGGGCAGCCGAGCAGCTGGGAGCCTCAATGAACTACAAGTGCGCTGGTACGGTGGAATTCATCTACGACGAGAAAAGAGACGAGTTCTACTTCCTTGAGGTGAACGCACGGTTGCAGGTCGAACACCCGATCACTGAGCAGGTCACCGGGCTAGACCTTGTGGAGTGGATGCTCTACATTGCCGCCGACATGGCCCCAGACTTCAGCCAGCCGATCAAATGCAACGGCGCATCGATGGAAGCCAGACTGTACGCCGAAAACCCCGTCAAGGACTTCATGCCCTCCCCGGGCCAGCTCACGGAGGTCAAATTCCCATCCTGGGCAAGAGTCGACACATGGGTTAAGACAGGAACCGTGGTTTCTGCCGAGTACGACCCAACGCTGGCCAAAATTATCGTCCACGGCACGGACAGAGCAGACGCACTGAAAAAACTGAGACAGGCCCTTGACGAGACggtggtgtacgggtgtaTCACCAACATTGACTACCTGCGTTCGATCGCCAACTCGGACATGTTTGAGCAGGCCAAGGTGGCCACGAAGGTCctggactcgtttgagTACAAGGCCAACGCGTTTGAGATCACATCTCCGGGCGCCTACACCACGGTGCAGGACTACCCGGGCAGAACTGGCTACTGGCGAATTGGTGTGCCACCATCGGGCCCTATGGACGCGTACTCGTTCAGACTCGCAAACCGGATCGTTGGCAATCACCACAGAGCGCCTGCCATTGAAATCACCCTCAGCGGGCCGTCCATCCTGTTCCACCACGAGGCTGTGATCGGAGTCACTGGAGGAGACGTTCCTTTGACCGTCAACGGACAGCCAGTGGCTATGTACGAGCCGCTGACTGTCAAGAGAGgcgacaagctggtgatTGGCAAACTTACGTCCGGCTGCAGAAGCTACCTGGCCATCAGGGGCGGAATCGATGTCACCGAGTACCTTGGCTCCAGATCAACCTTTGCCCTGGGTAATCTCGGAGGCTACAACGGCAGAGTGCTCAAGCTCGGAGACGTGCTATTCCTGGGCCAGCCAAACCTGGCAGCTTGCACGCTGCCTGCTCCCGTGTCCGCTCCGCAGCCCGTTCCTAAGTCGCTGGCTCCACCAATAGCTGCCAAGGAATGGCGCGTTGCTGTCACGTGCGGCCCGCACGGGTCGCCAGACTTCTTCCTGCAGGAGTCTGTCCAGGACTTTTTTGCCAACCCGTGGAAAGTGCACTACAACTCCAACCGGTTCGGAGTGAGGCTGATTGGTCCTAAGCCGAAATGGGCTAGAGAGGACGGTGGCGAGGGTGGCTTGCACCCGTCGAACGCACACGACTACGTGTACTCGCTGGGAGCTATCAATTTCACCGGAGACGAGCCGGTCATTTTGACCTGCGACGGCCCTTCGCTCGGAGGATTTGTGTGTCAGGCCGTTGTTGCGCAGGCCGAGATGTGGAAGATTGGCCAGGTCAAGCCGGGCGATCTGATCACGTTCTACCCAGTTTCGTTCGACGATGCTCTCAAATTGAAGGTGGACCAGGACAGGGCTATCGAGACGTTACAGGGCACCGTTCCTGCCATTGAGTACGGGCTCCTTGCTCCTCAGGACCCTGTTCTGGCCAGATACCAGCCTGGAGGCTCGTCCACCGCGCCCGTCGTCACATACAGACAGGCTGGTGACCGCTACGTGCTTGTGGAGTACGGCGAGAACGTGATGAATTTGAACTTGTCGTATAGAGTGCACAAGCTGATTGAGATGGTGAACACTCACGAGACCGTTGGAATTGTGGAGATGTCGCAAGGTGTGCGGTCTGTGCTGGTTGAGTTTGACGGAACCAAGATCCATCAGAGCGACTTGGTCGAGACGCTTATTGCGTACGAGAGAGAGGTGGCCTTCACCAACAAGTGGACGGTGAAGTCACGTGTCGTGCGACTGCCTATGGCGTtcgaggacaagaagaCGCTGGACGCCGTCAAGAGGTACTCCGAGACGATTAGATCCAGCGCGCCATGGCTGCCCAACAACGTCGACTTCATCGCGCAGATCAACGGCATCGAGAGGTCTGCAGTCAAGGACATGCTGTACACGGCGCGGTTCCTGGTCCTCGGCCTGGGAGACGTGTTTCTTGGTGCTCCGTGCGCCGTGCCGCTGGACCCTCGTCACCGGTTCCTCGGCACCAAGTACAATCCGTCCAGAACGTTCACACCGAACGGCACCGTTGGCATTGGAGGCATGTACATGTGCATCTACACCATGGAGTCGCCTGGTGGCTACCAACTGGTGGGAAGAACCATTCCTATCTGGGATAAACTGTCCTTGGGAGCACACACTACTGCTCACAACGACGGCCATCCATGGTTGCTGACTCCGTTCGATCAGGTGGAATTTTTCCCTGTGACGGAGGAAGAACTCGACCAGATGGCCGAGGACTCGAAGCATGGCCACTACAAGGTCGAGATGCTGGAGTCTGTGTTTGACCATGGAAAGTACCTGTCGTGGATCCAGGAGAATTCCGAGTCGATCGAggagttccagaaaaaacaggGCGGCGAAAAGCTCGAGGAGTTTAAGAGACTGATCCAGGTCTCGAATGCAGAGCTGCAAAAGTCCGGCTCTGCCGCCGCCGAGAAGGAAGAAAGCTATCCAGAAGATGCCGAGATGGTGTATTCGGAGTATTCTGGACGGTTCTGGAAGCCGCTGGTCAAGGTCGGCGACGAGGTGAAGGAGGGCCAGGGTCTGGTCGTTGTCGAGGCCATGAAGACGGAAATGCTGGTGAATTCTCCGAGGGCAGGAAAAGTGATTAAAATTCTACACACCAACGGAGATATGGTTGAGGCGGGCGACCTTGTGGTGGTGATCCAGTGA
- a CDS encoding Acyl carrier protein, mitochondrial subunit: MLRFAYNMRNAAKVARTVRPVPAARMQPVRFMNGVKFYSSTSSLTKEDVLARSISVLNSFELKVPSSSIGMETEFIKDLGMDSLDYNDVLVALEEEFDVVFDDNVANEIKSVGECVDYVLKSYTPAQESLDPEIR, encoded by the coding sequence ATGTTGAGATTTGCTTACAATATGAGAAATGCCGCTAAGGTTGCCAGAACGGTGAGACCCGTTCCTGCTGCCAGAATGCAACCAGTCAGATTCATGAATGGTGTTAAGTTTTACTCCTCGACTTCTTCTTTGACCAAAGAGGATGTGCTTGCGAGATCGATTTCTGTGCTGAACTCGTTCGAACTGAAAGTTCCTTCCAGTTCGATTGGTATGGAAACCGAATTCATTAAGGATCTCGGCATGGACTCGCTAGACTACAATGACGTGCTTGTTGCCCTCGAGGAGGAGTTCGACGTGGTGTTCGATGACAACGTTGCCAACGAAATCAAGTCTGTGGGAGAATGTGTTGACTACGTTCTGAAGAGCTACACGCCTGCTCAAGAGTCCCTCGATCCCGAGATCCGTTGA
- a CDS encoding ubiquitin carboxyl-terminal hydrolase 16, with protein MFSKRPDKLTTGLINMTTDCFANVCLQALASLPGLNEYLNAMTEFRNSLVEQGAKLPSFELHQALIHLLSKLQETVYRPRVLSVWEFLHVIEKIYNSKISVSQHDAHELLQLILETLEREHVQLRKTAPNVPEFPFKGEVSSQLRCMRCGKKSSTNYNPMMILSLPVPQESSIDLESMLRGSESDIIDDYSCTRCKINYILSTAKQNSPILNKLKKKLNDELLINDDLEPELDEFVQNYEGIKSANVKSTVHKETSIILPPKLLAVHLSRSIYDTQARRNQCNVEFKEILKLNVDTAEMEKFKNEDQDQYDATDEEPSQLTRAISSILEEKPGAEFLEDSGVHSDGEDENPDNQDDDDDEELEDDDDDDLAAKMEDHNISPDADDGIKTITYKLNAVVRHQGSHSLGHYECYRRKPVFYKNAVTGEYYQKFPKLEGVENEAKENEDTAATDMKRQSSMSRLRSRVSSLVGATRPRSPSVFENAQPVIARDKKLASSVKNPFWRINDSKITECSLSDVMDDSRAVYMLFYERID; from the coding sequence ATGTTTTCGAAAAGACCAGATAAGCTCACTACAGGGCTCATCAACATGACTACTGactgttttgcaaatgtTTGCTTGCAAGCTCTCGCTTCTCTTCCAGGACTCAATGAATATCTGAATGCGATGACCGAATTTAGGAACTCTCTCGTTGAGCAAGGAGCCAAGCTGCCCTCGTTCGAACTCCACCAGGCGCTCATTCATCTTCTGTCTAAACTCCAAGAGACCGTTTATCGGCCCCGTGTGTTATCAGTGTGGGAGTTTTTGCATGTTATTGAGAAAATCTACAACAGCAAGATATCTGTCAGCCAGCACGACGCGCACGAGCTTTTGCAGCTCATTTTGGAGACTTTGGAGAGAGAACATGTTCAGTTAAGAAAGACGGCCCCTAACGTTCCCGAATTTCCCTTCAAAGGCGAGGTTTCCTCACAGCTGCGTTGCATGAGATGCGGCAAGAAGAGCTCAACCAATTACAATCCGATGATGATTCTCTCTCTCCCTGTTCCACAGGAGTCGTCGATTGATTTGGAGAGTATGCTGAGGGGCAGCGAGAGTGATATCATTGATGACTACTCCTGCACAAGGtgcaaaataaattatattCTCAGCACTGCCAAGCAAAACAGCCCTATATTGAACAAACTTaagaaaaagctcaatGATGAGCTCCTGATAAATGACGATTTGGAGCCTGAACTAGACGAATTTGTTCAGAATTACGAGGGTATCAAGTCCGCCAACGTGAAGTCCACGGTACACAAGGAGACCTCGATCAttcttcctccaaagcTGCTTGCTGTCCATCTTTCGAGATCCATTTATGACACACAGGCCAGACGCAACCAATGCAATGTGGAATTCAAGGAAATTTTGAAGTTGAACGTGGATACTGCCGAGAtggagaagttcaagaacgagGACCAGGACCAATACGATGCGACCGATGAGGAGCCTTCGCAGCTCACAAGggcgatctcgtcgatccTGGAGGAAAAGCCCGGCGCCGAGTTCTTGGAGGATTCAGGAGTTCATTCTGATGGAGAAGACGAGAACCCAGACAACCAGgacgacgatgatgacgaggagctggaggatgacgacgatgacgatcTGGCTGCCAAGATGGAGGACCACAATATCAGTCCGGACGCAGACGACGGAATCAAGACTATCACCTATAAGTTGAATGCTGTGGTGCGGCACCAGGGTTCTCATTCGCTCGGACATTACGAGTGCTACCGGCGAAAACCTGTGTTTTACAAGAACGCCGTGACAGGCGAGTACTACCAGAAGTTTCCAAAGCTTGAGGGCGTGGaaaacgaggccaaggagaacgaggaTACCGCCGCCACAGACATGAAGAGACAGAGTTCAATGTCGAGACTGCGCTCGAGGGTGTCGTCGTTGGTGGGAGCCACCAGACCAAGGTCGCCGTcggtgtttgagaacgcGCAGCCTGTGATTGCGCGCGACAAGAAGTTGGCGAGCTCGGTGAAAAACCCGTTCTGGCGCATCAACGACTCCAAGATTACCGAGTGTTCTCTGTCTGACGTCATGGACGACTCTCGGGCTGTGTACATGTTATTTTACGAGAGAATCGATTGA